A genomic segment from Anticarsia gemmatalis isolate Benzon Research Colony breed Stoneville strain chromosome 12, ilAntGemm2 primary, whole genome shotgun sequence encodes:
- the spri gene encoding src homology 2 domain-containing protein sprint isoform X1 — protein sequence MSIDQASPLVPIKPQVALQNGAFIKNSHNRSSFCGVAPSPNGNGTFKTFAVNRKSWSGNVTLPLQQFTPDVEQAPQLATFRSGTGTFPRNRERNNNTQNGILTPNGNSVQTFRGNEVRRCGSSNGRRYAEIGNWNKRNATFLEPHLQGVRRRDSRSSDSDHDERSTEDDERSLLRSSPRTRLPPPPPPPPDDDPPPLKPREFFERLQSQAMREAQERKHRSRDVPIKDSLFRPVDADGSLGDSLSQSRESLSSDGEGARGDCSSVDSSGSGSEEQPPCDIGLLERLIRTHPVWFLPGIQRAGAFHLLQGKEEGNFVVRQSSQPDTMAISVRLPADKGPYIEHYLIQASGGRIGLETSHNRFDNIPELIAHYSQCCDELPVQLQLPRPLREAKSRHQLSSLAMLGQEFWGYPMANPKNNPNTIISPCQLANGVIPMAVTPSDTGSSLSSFNASTRTNSREHILSPEKDQNVVLKMSPIDTSGSPPSQNQSLSTFKGKTAPSPPAKPSSAFIRAPRPTPPNTLNLMSSTAHITQPHTFPTANTQHSPTHLNNVKTTPPPPPPRWAKPPFSKPSLSPKSEAAAFSPINKASQNGNITVTTTVTFCVNNTQIHNHQINESIQSDRLQLTLASNAMNNNSNADAVFSVMDTPKNMSDSNESQNMMHRMSPEGECINAMTASLHGSFKRQMTEQNTVEPVSPIEQSQTNTSDSVDPIVNSYTKSSSTFAPNHLVSPNGTNSVTSGIFSPTSQINSPVSNDTISSKSGVFSPLSQTNKSEIFSPVSRSSPISAKNVFSPTSNQSIVSPMMGKDRDKVLSPNTNTASTTPSGRSRRSKHSHRKESRHYQESDILESPGVYCRSSLMDKVSDYEDIWGPESNSCSTFKPLKPENENNIHNGMMKSKRPDLLPDTLPKLNAAKSTQSILEKENIHIINSNESLNEKKNLSDSSLKKSFKGSNEIIATTNSKGDTIPKRPDKLNISLNMNKKLTEEIEAVIKNRENYSIESMETVKLEDDCIKDSIGDDSEKDNAGSPFYADPVDALKEAALLQPVQRRKLLRVGVNLSQRYSEPPTQNHPYYPLRDMHSIEELSPSSPNTSSSVDNLMSLRSKPKMKPVQPPRVATKPPTGKNDQTWTVDSSWEFINKNDEGSNESGTFPSLAEQECRLSGVDDVTQYLTVHQVVAQRFPDLRLNSEPAMLPEEVRSPPRASCYDNVHDLRPLSEQASDDGTVFSEPWDSSQWDGLIPPCNGQQHYDNEEPCEWESPIPRRGPAAATRAKSFRDRLDPLLAAGRVRALRGGRTVRGAGAALRAYALHLAQDKSTTFAQNIDNFIACTLDSKETCPQVMMRNMRQFMSGMKNYLVKHGEREFEKEVEKERLKLKPTEFLNLDAILEAVMHRLVVRPLRARLYALLAAWHAPDVRRLHAAIERAHHATPLQLGIKESTKVPSSAVLAVISKNFLKMQEADSPLDKLENLLAAISVMFNAIRGERSVGADDLLPVLAWTIARCRLVCAELEAELMAGLLPAALLAGEGGYYLTALFSAVAVLKRLAPEPQPDSTTPQWRRGSMDTGREQCPVAVVRVVLPDECRGSIRRVPVPCRPGARARDLCRALAHAAAITNPQDYALFALHDGHETMLNENDCPQEVMSEKSGQNFTLAYRRIDAKIAWPQQALLSYP from the exons AAATGCGACGTTCCTTGAGCCACATCTCCAAGGAGTGAGAAGACGTGACAGTAGGAGTTCAGACTCAGATCACGATGAACGTTCTACGGAAGACGACGAGCGGTCTCTGCTTCGAAGCTCACCACGCACGAGACTTCCACCGCCACCTCCCCCGCCGCCCGACGACGACCCACCCCCTCTGAAGCCGAGAGAGTTCTTCGAAAGACTCCAGTCTCAAGCTATGAGGGAAGCCCAAGAAAGGAAGCATAGATCAAGAGACGTACCAATCAAAGATTCCCTCTTCAGACCTGTCGACGCTGACGGCAGTCTTGGAGACAGCCTCAGTCAG AGTCGAGAGAGTCTATCATCAGACGGTGAAGGAGCACGCGGTGACTGTTCCTCCGTGGACTCGTCAGGATCAGGGTCTGAGGAACAGCCACCATGCGACATCGGACTCTTGGAGAGACTGATCAGGACGCACCCTGTGTGGTTCCTGCCTGGCATCCAGAGAGCCGGTGCTTTCCATCTGCTCCAGGGAAAAGAAGAAGGG AACTTCGTGGTCCGTCAGTCGAGTCAGCCCGATACAATGGCGATCAGTGTACGGCTGCCCGCAGACAAGGGTCCCTACATCGAACACTATCTCATCCAGGCGTCCGGCGGTCGCATCGGACTTGAGACCTCACATAACCGCTTCGACAACATACCTGAACTGATTGCACATTATTCACAATGCTG CGACGAGCTTCCAGTGCAACTACAACTTCCACGTCCTCTCCGTGAAGCCAAGAGTCGACACCAGCTCAGCTCCTTAGCTATGCTGGGTCAAGAGTTCTGGGGATATCCAATGGCCAATCCCAAGAACAACCCCAATACCATTATTTCTCCATGTCAGCTAGCCAATGGCGTTATACCTATGGCTGTTACTCCTTCTGATACAGGATCTAGTCTTAGTAGCTTTAATGCCA GTACGCGAACAAACTCTCGTGAACATATTCTCAGCCCAGAAAAAGATCAAAATGTAGTGCTAAAGATGTCACCAATAGACACATCAGGTTCCCCACCGAGTCAAAATCAGAGCCTAAGCACTTTCAAAGGAAAAACAGCTCCATCACCACCGGCCAAGCCCAGCAGCGCATTTATCAGAGCACCTCGCCCGACCCCACCGAATACTTTGAACCTTATGTCCAGTACC GCGCATATAACACAACCTCATACATTTCCAACAGCAAACACGCAGCATTCTCCCACTCATTTAAACAACGTCAAAACTACCCCACCTCCGCCGCCTCCACGGTGGGCTAAACCACCATTCTCCAAACCTTCCTTATCTCCCAAATCCGAAGCTGCCGCTTTCAGTCCTATTAACAAAGCTTCACAGAATGGAAACATAACAGTCACTACCACGGTTACATTCTGTGTCAATAACACACAAATTCACAACCATCAAATCAATGAGAGCATACAAAGCGACAGGTTGCAACTAACGCTTGCGTCTAACGCCATGAATAACAACAGTAACGCAGATGCTGTATTCAGTGTCATGGATACACCGAAAAACATGTCTGATTCAAACGAATCGCAG AACATGATGCACCGTATGTCGCCAGAGGGGGAGTGCATCAATGCAATGACGGCTAGTTTGCACGGAAGCTTCAAACGTCAAATGACGGAGCAGAATACTGTCGAACCAGTGTCACCAATAGAACAATCTCAAACAAATACATCTGATTCAGTGGATCCTATTGTAAACAGTTATACTAAGTCGAGCAGTACCTTTGCTCCAAATCACTTGGTGTCACCCAACGGAACCAATTCTGTTACCAGTGGAATATTCTCACCGACTAGTCAGATAAACTCTCCTGTTTCCAATGACACAATTTCTTCTAAAAGCGGTGTCTTTTCTCCTCTAAGTCAAACTAATAAAAGCGAGATCTTTTCACCGGTATCTAGAAGTTCTCCTATTTCtgctaaaaatgtattttcaccGACTTCGAATCAATCAATTGTTTCTCCAATGATGGGGAAAGATAGGGATAAGGTTCTGTCTCCAAATACGAATACTGCAAGTACTACACCATCTGGTAGATCGAGGAGGAGTAAGCACTCCCACCGAAAGGAGTCCAGACATTACCAG GAATCAGATATACTCGAATCTCCGGGGGTGTATTGCAGAAGTTCATTGATGGATAAAGTATCAGATTATGAAGATATTTGGGGACCAGAAAGTAACAGCTGCTCGACTTTCAAACCATTGAAACCCGAAAATGAGAACAATATACACAATGGTATGATGAAAAGCAAGAGACCTGATCTTCTTCCAGACACATTAc CAAAACTGAATGCAGCCAAAAGCACGCAATCAATTctggaaaaagaaaatatacacattattaACTCAAATGAAAGCTTGAACGAAAAGAAAAATCTCTCTGATAGTTCCCTAAAGAAAAGTTTCAAGGGATCTAACGAAATCATTGCTACTACAAATAGCAAGGGAGATACTATACCAAAGAGGCCAGACAaacttaatatttcattaaacatGAACAAAAAACTGACTGAAGAAATTGAAGCTGTGATTAAAAACCGGGAGAATTATAGTATTGAAAGTATGGAGACGGTGAAGTTGGAAGATGATTGCATCAAAGATTCCATTGGTGATGATTCTGAGAAGGATAATGCTGGCAGCCCTTTCTACGCCGATCCTGTAGATGCCTTAAAGgaa GCTGCCTTGTTGCAACCAGTGCAACGACGAAAACTTCTTAGAGTCGGTGTGAATCTGTCTCAACGTTATTCAGAACCACCGACTCAAAACCATCCCTACTATCCTCTGCGGGACATGCACAGTATTGAAGAACTTTCCC CATCGTCGCCCAACACGTCATCATCTGTAGACAACCTGATGTCACTTCGCAGCAAGCCGAAGATGAAGCCGGTACAGCCGCCCCGAGTCGCAACCAAGCCACCCACAGGCAAGAACGACCAGACTTGGACCGTTGATTCCAGTTGGGAGTTTATAA ATAAAAACGACGAAGGTTCAAATGAGAGCGGTACTTTCCCATCATTGGCTGAACAAGAGTGCAGGCTGAGCGGTGTTGATGACGTAACGCAGTATTTGACTGTACACCAGGTAGTGGCACAGAG GTTCCCAGATTTGCGTCTCAACTCGGAGCCCGCAATGTTACCAGAAGAAGTAAGGTCGCCACCGCGAGCTTCGTGCTACGACAATGTTCACGATTTGAGGCCTTTATCTGAACAG GCAAGCGATGATGGCACTGTGTTCTCGGAACCGTGGGACAGTTCGCAGTGGGATGGACTGATACCACCTTGCAATGGTCAACAGCATTATGACAAT gAGGAACCTTGTGAATGGGAGTCTCCGATTCCAAGACGAGGACCTGCTGCAGCCACACGGGCGAAGAGTTTCAGAGACCGACTGGATCCTTTGCTAg CTGCCGGCCGAGTGCGTGCATTACGTGGAGGTCGCACAGTgcgcggcgccggcgcagcGTTACGTGCGTACGCGCTGCACCTGGCTCAAGACAAAAGCACCACCTTCGCACAGAACATCGACAACTTCATTGCATGCACGTTGGATTCTAAGGAGACTTGCCCTCAG GTAATGATGCGCAATATGAGACAGTTCATGTCTGGAATGAAGAACTATCTCGTCAAACATGGCGAAAGAGAATTTGAGAAAGAAGTTGAAAAAGAACGACTTaag CTGAAGCCGACGGAGTTCCTGAACCTGGACGCGATCCTGGAGGCGGTGATGCACCGGCTGGTGGTGCGGCCGCTGCGCGCGCGGCTGTACGCGCTGCTGGCGGCGTGGCACGCGCCCGACGTGCGCCGCCTGCACGCCGCCATCGAGCGCGCGCACCACGCCACGCCGCTGCAGCTCGGCATCAAG GAATCAACCAAGGTTCCATCATCAGCGGTGTTGGCTGTAATATCGAAGAACTTCCTCAAGATGCAAGAAGCTGACTCCCCGTTGGACAAGCTTGAGAATCTTCTAGCAGCCATATCTGTCATGTTTAATGCG ATCCGTGGTGAGCGTTCTGTAGGAGCCGATGACCTACTTCCAGTTCTCGCATGGACTATCGCTCGTTGTCGTCTAGTCTGCGCCGAGCTTGAAGCAGAACTTATGGCAGGACTTCTCCCGGCCGCACTCCTGGCCGGCGAAGGAGGGTATTATTTGACTGCATTGTTCTCTGCTGTGGCTGTGTTGAAGAGACTCGCGCCGGAACCACAGCCCGATAGTACTACGCCT CAGTGGCGACGTGGTTCAATGGACACGGGTCGCGAACAGTGCCCAGTCGCCGTGGTCCGCGTAGTGTTGCCGGACGAATGTCGTGGCTCTATCCGTCGCGTGCCGGTGCCGTGTCGTCCCGGTGCTCGTGCAAGAGATCTTTGCCGGGCGCTAGCTCATGCAGCAGCTATTACTAATCCACAGGACTATGCTTTGTTCGCGTTGCATGATGGACATG AAACCATGTTGAACGAGAACGACTGCCCTCAAGAAGTCATGTCGGAGAAGAGCGGTCAAAACTTCACACTGGCGTACCGAAGGATAGACGCAAAGATTGCCTGGCCTCAACAGGCTCTGCTATCTTATCCCTAG
- the spri gene encoding src homology 2 domain-containing protein sprint isoform X6: MSIDQASPLVPIKPQVALQNGAFIKNSHNRSSFCGVAPSPNGNGTFKTFAVNRKSWSGNVTLPLQQFTPDVEQAPQLATFRSGTGTFPRNRERNNNTQNGILTPNGNSVQTFRGNEVRRCGSSNGRRYAEIGNWNKRNATFLEPHLQGVRRRDSRSSDSDHDERSTEDDERSLLRSSPRTRLPPPPPPPPDDDPPPLKPREFFERLQSQAMREAQERKHRSRDVPIKDSLFRPVDADGSLGDSLSQSRESLSSDGEGARGDCSSVDSSGSGSEEQPPCDIGLLERLIRTHPVWFLPGIQRAGAFHLLQGKEEGNFVVRQSSQPDTMAISVRLPADKGPYIEHYLIQASGGRIGLETSHNRFDNIPELIAHYSQCCDELPVQLQLPRPLREAKSRHQLSSLAMLGQEFWGYPMANPKNNPNTIISPCQLANGVIPMAVTPSDTGSSLSSFNASTRTNSREHILSPEKDQNVVLKMSPIDTSGSPPSQNQSLSTFKGKTAPSPPAKPSSAFIRAPRPTPPNTLNLMSSTNMMHRMSPEGECINAMTASLHGSFKRQMTEQNTVEPVSPIEQSQTNTSDSVDPIVNSYTKSSSTFAPNHLVSPNGTNSVTSGIFSPTSQINSPVSNDTISSKSGVFSPLSQTNKSEIFSPVSRSSPISAKNVFSPTSNQSIVSPMMGKDRDKVLSPNTNTASTTPSGRSRRSKHSHRKESRHYQESDILESPGVYCRSSLMDKVSDYEDIWGPESNSCSTFKPLKPENENNIHNGMMKSKRPDLLPDTLPKLNAAKSTQSILEKENIHIINSNESLNEKKNLSDSSLKKSFKGSNEIIATTNSKGDTIPKRPDKLNISLNMNKKLTEEIEAVIKNRENYSIESMETVKLEDDCIKDSIGDDSEKDNAGSPFYADPVDALKEAALLQPVQRRKLLRVGVNLSQRYSEPPTQNHPYYPLRDMHSIEELSPSSPNTSSSVDNLMSLRSKPKMKPVQPPRVATKPPTGKNDQTWTVDSSWEFINKNDEGSNESGTFPSLAEQECRLSGVDDVTQYLTVHQVVAQRFPDLRLNSEPAMLPEEVRSPPRASCYDNVHDLRPLSEQASDDGTVFSEPWDSSQWDGLIPPCNGQQHYDNEEPCEWESPIPRRGPAAATRAKSFRDRLDPLLAAGRVRALRGGRTVRGAGAALRAYALHLAQDKSTTFAQNIDNFIACTLDSKETCPQVMMRNMRQFMSGMKNYLVKHGEREFEKEVEKERLKLKPTEFLNLDAILEAVMHRLVVRPLRARLYALLAAWHAPDVRRLHAAIERAHHATPLQLGIKESTKVPSSAVLAVISKNFLKMQEADSPLDKLENLLAAISVMFNAIRGERSVGADDLLPVLAWTIARCRLVCAELEAELMAGLLPAALLAGEGGYYLTALFSAVAVLKRLAPEPQPDSTTPQWRRGSMDTGREQCPVAVVRVVLPDECRGSIRRVPVPCRPGARARDLCRALAHAAAITNPQDYALFALHDGHETMLNENDCPQEVMSEKSGQNFTLAYRRIDAKIAWPQQALLSYP, translated from the exons AAATGCGACGTTCCTTGAGCCACATCTCCAAGGAGTGAGAAGACGTGACAGTAGGAGTTCAGACTCAGATCACGATGAACGTTCTACGGAAGACGACGAGCGGTCTCTGCTTCGAAGCTCACCACGCACGAGACTTCCACCGCCACCTCCCCCGCCGCCCGACGACGACCCACCCCCTCTGAAGCCGAGAGAGTTCTTCGAAAGACTCCAGTCTCAAGCTATGAGGGAAGCCCAAGAAAGGAAGCATAGATCAAGAGACGTACCAATCAAAGATTCCCTCTTCAGACCTGTCGACGCTGACGGCAGTCTTGGAGACAGCCTCAGTCAG AGTCGAGAGAGTCTATCATCAGACGGTGAAGGAGCACGCGGTGACTGTTCCTCCGTGGACTCGTCAGGATCAGGGTCTGAGGAACAGCCACCATGCGACATCGGACTCTTGGAGAGACTGATCAGGACGCACCCTGTGTGGTTCCTGCCTGGCATCCAGAGAGCCGGTGCTTTCCATCTGCTCCAGGGAAAAGAAGAAGGG AACTTCGTGGTCCGTCAGTCGAGTCAGCCCGATACAATGGCGATCAGTGTACGGCTGCCCGCAGACAAGGGTCCCTACATCGAACACTATCTCATCCAGGCGTCCGGCGGTCGCATCGGACTTGAGACCTCACATAACCGCTTCGACAACATACCTGAACTGATTGCACATTATTCACAATGCTG CGACGAGCTTCCAGTGCAACTACAACTTCCACGTCCTCTCCGTGAAGCCAAGAGTCGACACCAGCTCAGCTCCTTAGCTATGCTGGGTCAAGAGTTCTGGGGATATCCAATGGCCAATCCCAAGAACAACCCCAATACCATTATTTCTCCATGTCAGCTAGCCAATGGCGTTATACCTATGGCTGTTACTCCTTCTGATACAGGATCTAGTCTTAGTAGCTTTAATGCCA GTACGCGAACAAACTCTCGTGAACATATTCTCAGCCCAGAAAAAGATCAAAATGTAGTGCTAAAGATGTCACCAATAGACACATCAGGTTCCCCACCGAGTCAAAATCAGAGCCTAAGCACTTTCAAAGGAAAAACAGCTCCATCACCACCGGCCAAGCCCAGCAGCGCATTTATCAGAGCACCTCGCCCGACCCCACCGAATACTTTGAACCTTATGTCCAGTACC AACATGATGCACCGTATGTCGCCAGAGGGGGAGTGCATCAATGCAATGACGGCTAGTTTGCACGGAAGCTTCAAACGTCAAATGACGGAGCAGAATACTGTCGAACCAGTGTCACCAATAGAACAATCTCAAACAAATACATCTGATTCAGTGGATCCTATTGTAAACAGTTATACTAAGTCGAGCAGTACCTTTGCTCCAAATCACTTGGTGTCACCCAACGGAACCAATTCTGTTACCAGTGGAATATTCTCACCGACTAGTCAGATAAACTCTCCTGTTTCCAATGACACAATTTCTTCTAAAAGCGGTGTCTTTTCTCCTCTAAGTCAAACTAATAAAAGCGAGATCTTTTCACCGGTATCTAGAAGTTCTCCTATTTCtgctaaaaatgtattttcaccGACTTCGAATCAATCAATTGTTTCTCCAATGATGGGGAAAGATAGGGATAAGGTTCTGTCTCCAAATACGAATACTGCAAGTACTACACCATCTGGTAGATCGAGGAGGAGTAAGCACTCCCACCGAAAGGAGTCCAGACATTACCAG GAATCAGATATACTCGAATCTCCGGGGGTGTATTGCAGAAGTTCATTGATGGATAAAGTATCAGATTATGAAGATATTTGGGGACCAGAAAGTAACAGCTGCTCGACTTTCAAACCATTGAAACCCGAAAATGAGAACAATATACACAATGGTATGATGAAAAGCAAGAGACCTGATCTTCTTCCAGACACATTAc CAAAACTGAATGCAGCCAAAAGCACGCAATCAATTctggaaaaagaaaatatacacattattaACTCAAATGAAAGCTTGAACGAAAAGAAAAATCTCTCTGATAGTTCCCTAAAGAAAAGTTTCAAGGGATCTAACGAAATCATTGCTACTACAAATAGCAAGGGAGATACTATACCAAAGAGGCCAGACAaacttaatatttcattaaacatGAACAAAAAACTGACTGAAGAAATTGAAGCTGTGATTAAAAACCGGGAGAATTATAGTATTGAAAGTATGGAGACGGTGAAGTTGGAAGATGATTGCATCAAAGATTCCATTGGTGATGATTCTGAGAAGGATAATGCTGGCAGCCCTTTCTACGCCGATCCTGTAGATGCCTTAAAGgaa GCTGCCTTGTTGCAACCAGTGCAACGACGAAAACTTCTTAGAGTCGGTGTGAATCTGTCTCAACGTTATTCAGAACCACCGACTCAAAACCATCCCTACTATCCTCTGCGGGACATGCACAGTATTGAAGAACTTTCCC CATCGTCGCCCAACACGTCATCATCTGTAGACAACCTGATGTCACTTCGCAGCAAGCCGAAGATGAAGCCGGTACAGCCGCCCCGAGTCGCAACCAAGCCACCCACAGGCAAGAACGACCAGACTTGGACCGTTGATTCCAGTTGGGAGTTTATAA ATAAAAACGACGAAGGTTCAAATGAGAGCGGTACTTTCCCATCATTGGCTGAACAAGAGTGCAGGCTGAGCGGTGTTGATGACGTAACGCAGTATTTGACTGTACACCAGGTAGTGGCACAGAG GTTCCCAGATTTGCGTCTCAACTCGGAGCCCGCAATGTTACCAGAAGAAGTAAGGTCGCCACCGCGAGCTTCGTGCTACGACAATGTTCACGATTTGAGGCCTTTATCTGAACAG GCAAGCGATGATGGCACTGTGTTCTCGGAACCGTGGGACAGTTCGCAGTGGGATGGACTGATACCACCTTGCAATGGTCAACAGCATTATGACAAT gAGGAACCTTGTGAATGGGAGTCTCCGATTCCAAGACGAGGACCTGCTGCAGCCACACGGGCGAAGAGTTTCAGAGACCGACTGGATCCTTTGCTAg CTGCCGGCCGAGTGCGTGCATTACGTGGAGGTCGCACAGTgcgcggcgccggcgcagcGTTACGTGCGTACGCGCTGCACCTGGCTCAAGACAAAAGCACCACCTTCGCACAGAACATCGACAACTTCATTGCATGCACGTTGGATTCTAAGGAGACTTGCCCTCAG GTAATGATGCGCAATATGAGACAGTTCATGTCTGGAATGAAGAACTATCTCGTCAAACATGGCGAAAGAGAATTTGAGAAAGAAGTTGAAAAAGAACGACTTaag CTGAAGCCGACGGAGTTCCTGAACCTGGACGCGATCCTGGAGGCGGTGATGCACCGGCTGGTGGTGCGGCCGCTGCGCGCGCGGCTGTACGCGCTGCTGGCGGCGTGGCACGCGCCCGACGTGCGCCGCCTGCACGCCGCCATCGAGCGCGCGCACCACGCCACGCCGCTGCAGCTCGGCATCAAG GAATCAACCAAGGTTCCATCATCAGCGGTGTTGGCTGTAATATCGAAGAACTTCCTCAAGATGCAAGAAGCTGACTCCCCGTTGGACAAGCTTGAGAATCTTCTAGCAGCCATATCTGTCATGTTTAATGCG ATCCGTGGTGAGCGTTCTGTAGGAGCCGATGACCTACTTCCAGTTCTCGCATGGACTATCGCTCGTTGTCGTCTAGTCTGCGCCGAGCTTGAAGCAGAACTTATGGCAGGACTTCTCCCGGCCGCACTCCTGGCCGGCGAAGGAGGGTATTATTTGACTGCATTGTTCTCTGCTGTGGCTGTGTTGAAGAGACTCGCGCCGGAACCACAGCCCGATAGTACTACGCCT CAGTGGCGACGTGGTTCAATGGACACGGGTCGCGAACAGTGCCCAGTCGCCGTGGTCCGCGTAGTGTTGCCGGACGAATGTCGTGGCTCTATCCGTCGCGTGCCGGTGCCGTGTCGTCCCGGTGCTCGTGCAAGAGATCTTTGCCGGGCGCTAGCTCATGCAGCAGCTATTACTAATCCACAGGACTATGCTTTGTTCGCGTTGCATGATGGACATG AAACCATGTTGAACGAGAACGACTGCCCTCAAGAAGTCATGTCGGAGAAGAGCGGTCAAAACTTCACACTGGCGTACCGAAGGATAGACGCAAAGATTGCCTGGCCTCAACAGGCTCTGCTATCTTATCCCTAG